A stretch of Gorilla gorilla gorilla isolate KB3781 chromosome 9, NHGRI_mGorGor1-v2.1_pri, whole genome shotgun sequence DNA encodes these proteins:
- the LOC101131162 gene encoding olfactory receptor 52H1, producing MPSASAMIIFNLSSYNPGPFILVGIPGLEQFHVWIGIPFCIIYIVAVVGNCILLYLIVVEHSLHEPMFFFLSMLAMTDLILSTAGVPKTLSIFWLGAREITFPGCLTQMFFLHYSFVLDSAILMAMAFDRYVAICSPLRYTTILTPKTIIKSAMGISFRSFCIILPDVFLLTCLPFCRTRNIPHTYCEHIGVARLACADISINIWYGFCVPIMTVISDVILIAVSYVLILCAVFRLPSQDARQKALGTCGSHVCIILMFYTPAFFSILAHRFGHNVSRTFHIMFANLYIVIPPALNPMVYGVKTKQIRDKVILLFSKGTG from the coding sequence ATGCCATCTGCCTCTGCCATGATCATTTTCAACCTGAGCAGTTACAATCCAGGACCCTTCATTCTGGTAGGGATCCCAGGCCTGGAGCAATTCCATGTGTGGATTGGAATTCCCTTCTGTATCATCTACATTGTAGCTGTTGTGGGAAACTGCATCCTTCTCTACCTCATTGTGGTGGAGCATAGTCTTCATGAACCCatgttcttctttctctccatgcTGGCCATGACTGACCTCATCTTGTCCACAGCTGGTGTGCCTAAAACACTCAGTATCTTTTGGCTAGGGGCTCGCGAAATCACATTCCCAGGATGCCTTACACAAATGTTCTTCCTTCACTATAGCTTTGTCCTGGATTCAGCCATTCTGATGGCCATGGCATTTGATCGCTATGTAGCTATCTGTTCTCCCTTGAGATATACCACCATCTTGACTCCCAAGACCATCATCAAGAGTGCTATGGGCATCTCCTTTCGAAGCTTCTGCATCATCCTGCCAGATGTATTCTTGCTGACATGCCTGCCTTTCTGCAGGACACGCAACATACCCCACACATACTGTGAGCATATAGGTGTTGCCCGGCTCGCCTGTGCTGATATCTCCATCAACATCTGGTATGGCTTTTGTGTTCCCATCATGACGGTCATCTCAGATGTGATTCTCATTGCTGTTTCCTACGTCCTCATCCTCTGTGCTGTCTTTCGCCTTCCCTCCCAAGATGCCCGCCAGAAAGCCCTCGGCACTTGTGGTTCTCATGTCTGTATAATCCTCATGTTTTATACACCTGCCTTTTTCTCCATCCTTGCCCATCGCTTTGGACACAATGTCTCTCGCACCTTCCACATCATGTTTGCCAATCTCTACATTGTTATCCCACCTGCACTCAACCCCATGGTTTACGGAGTGAAGACCAAGCAGATCAGAGATAAGGTTATACTTTTGTTTTCTAAGGGTACAGGATGA